In Paralichthys olivaceus isolate ysfri-2021 chromosome 12, ASM2471397v2, whole genome shotgun sequence, the genomic window TCACAACAGCATTCAGTGGACCCCCAGAGGACCCCTTCTCCTCAGCACCAATGCCCAAGCCAGCCTCATCCCCACAGTCTCCTGTAGCACCAGGTAAAAGCTCCTCTTTTAGCCTTCAGTATCTGACATGTGTAACTGAGCATCTACACAGCTGTGTAGTGTGAGAGgcggctttgtgtgtgtgtctgtgtggtcaAAATAACTTTTGGACAGAGTTTCTTAAAGAGTTTTTTTATCTCCTGATGATTAACTTTGAAACTGATTGGTCAAAGgttaataaaacatgcaaataattTGACTTGGTAGACAATCTAAAGCTCATCTTAAGTAGAAAATTGTTCCCCATCATATGATATCGAAGTGGAATAGAATCAGATAAGTGACAACATGAAGTCTCATTGAAGCTGTTTCTGCGTCCGATCAGACTAGAGACATTATCAAAGCCATATTCAGTTTAACCATTCGTTCAGCATCATATGATATAAATGTTGTCCCAATGATGTCATTATGATGTCACGATATAAACAAGGTGGCTTTGCCTGATTGCTGTATATACTGCTCATGCTCAGAGTACACATCACCCCACTGATGCTTTTCATcgctgctctgtttttttttacagctgcatTGAATTATTTCACTGTACGAGCTCAGAAGTgcttataaaacattttagtgTCCTGCAGCTATTAGGATAAAAGTCTAGAGACCGGAGAAACTGGAATAAGAGTAATCAACTTATCAGCCTTTTTGCATTTCCCTGCTCCGTTTAGTAGAGAAACCATGAGGCTCACACACATAGATCGCTCACGGCGGATGACGGCCAAAAGTTATTTGTAGCCAACTTTTCTGGGCAACAGTCCCATTCATCAATTTCCCACATTATTGCTGAGTTTGTGATTAATTTGTCTCCATAGGAAATGAATTAACTTAAATAATACTTAATGCAATTGAATTAGATTTTGCTGTGAGAGAGCGTGTGCCTGAGTTGTAATTTACATGTGATTAACAATCGTTAAGACCGCCGATTAACGACACAGTAGCATTGTGCATGTCTAACAAAAGTCTCGTCACACACGCTTGCTTCGTACTAGCATCTGTCTTTTATCTGCTGTAGTGAACAGCACAGCTCCTGCcttctctgttgctgctgctactgctaaCCCCCCAGTTCTACCCCCTGCCCTGCCTGCTCGAGAAACTAACCCCTGGGCCAAGACCCCAGCAGGGGCCCCGGCCTCAGCGCAGCCAGGTAAGCAGCTCCACGGGAAGATTCAACTGTTATGTTTGCACGTCACAGGATGCATGAGAGTGTGATACTGACGCCGAGACAGTAACTGAATGTCCCTCAGTTAGACATGTTAAGCCTGATTGTACGTTGAAAAGAGTATTTCCCAATCGAGGAGGTGGAAGTTGTTCTTCATAACATGGAGGTTGCAGGTGCATGCTGGTTAATCATTGTGGTTTGACCTCTTATTTGACCTTCTTATCTACgagtcagcagctgcagcagtgacatAAAACTCGCTGAGGCATTTTAAGTACTTTCAAACACTTCACGTCTGATTCCGGCAATTTGTGAGAAAAATACTCACGTTAGATTTATTACTGAGCTGAATCTAAACACAATGATATGATTCACACAGagtcagtgtcacacacactttgtacaGCTCTGATATCAGGTTCTGGAGTTATGAGAAGCAGAACTTTGTTTTAGACTCTTTACTTAAGTTTTACCTTCTCAGTAATTAAGTATTGCAGAGATACTTCTCTGCCGTTGTGTACTTTGGAAGCAGGAACTGTTTAAACCTAATGTGACTCAGCCAGTCGGATATTTGAGTGTTACTACTTTACTCATCACtaatattttgtgtctgttgttctccccgttttttcttttctgtgtgcttgctgacaacaggaagtgactggTCAACTCCTACTCCGGTGATAGTAGAAccccctccatcctcccccGCCCTACCGTCTCACAAGCGCACGCCATCAGAAGCAGACCGGTGGTTGGACGAAGTTACCAAGTCTATCCGAGCCCCGCAGCCTAATCCGATCATGGCATCAGCGTCGCCCCCCGCCCAGTCGTTCACTGCCCCTGTGCAGATTCCTGTGGCGTCTGTTCCTTCAGTTCCCTTCATGTCCTCTCTGCCCCCCGTGGTGCCCATTTTGCCCCCCCGGCAGCTCGCCTTCCATGGTCAGGCTCCAGCCTCTTACCCCATGTCCAATGGGCTGCCTTTCCCTCAGCCCAGCGCGCCTGTGGTCGGCATCACTCCTTCGCAGATGGTGGCTAATGTGTTCGGCTCAGCCACGCAACCCCAGCCGTTCGCCGTCCCTGCGTCTACGACACCCCAGCATGACACCAGGCCTGTGGGCAACATCAGCCCCTTCATCAAACCCCCACAGCCCACCACCATGAACCCTATTCACCTCCAGTCATCCAATGGTAGTGTGACCTTCAATGGGGCAGACAACTGGGCCACTCCTTCCCAGCTCGCTCCATCCTCCCTAGCCACCGAGCCGCCcccacagcagcaggaagatgCCTTTGAGGCCCAGTGGGCAGCCTTGGAGAGCCGCTCGCGCCAGCGCACCACACCCTCTCCGACAAATCCCTTCTCCACCGAGCTGCACAAGACGTTTGAGATTCAACTCTGAAGATTGTGCTCGAGATGAGAGAGTAATGGACAATAAGTGAGCACAGGTGGGTAACTGACAACAGAAGAGAGGGGAAAGTTCCTCtgcctcccttcatctctgcttcagcggACAATATCAGCCGGGCTGAAAAGAACTGGCAGATAATGGAGAGCAACGGGTGAATCAACAGGGAGCAGAACTCTGCACAGCAGTGagaggagattaaaaaaaacaaaaccgtTTGCTGTTAACAAGGATGCTGCTCCCCTGGCTTTTCATTAGCATCgtctgtattgttttgtttgtgctgtggaGCTCAAGGTCGTCATTACCCTGTGGAATAACTGTGCAGAGCCACACCCAGCCCCCGTGTCAGCCCCCAACCAGGTGTGGCAGCTCccgtcccctcccctcctttGCTTGGTCGAGCTCCCAGCGCCCCCTGCTGAAAGGAAGAGACCTCCCTCACCTGGCAGAGGAACTGCAGCACTGAGAGAACTCGGCTTCCAGATGAGAAGTTCTCATTAATAACTTTCCAATCAGAAGAATGGAGTGAGACAATGccaaaatctttatttttatgcatTAAGTATATTTTAAATAGCTTTGGAATCTAACAGAAGAGTTGTAAGTAATCTTGCCAAAGGCACAGGCTAGCTACAATGAGACAAGTTTATGTTCGTGTATACAAGAAATGACCctatatattatacataaatatatatatctataaagaATCTATACTGTACACAGCTCACAGCAGTGCTAATTTTTAATGTGATGTAAAGAGATTTTGTGAAGGGACAGCTGCTTTACtgttgtgttttactgttttatttttgaagaaaAATCTCTTTATTGCCGTCTACTGCATCCTGTGATTGGATGTGAAGCATCTCACTGTAAATACGGAATCATTGCAGCAACAATCAATGTGGACCTAGCAGTGGTGGTGGTGCCCGACTGGTTGCCTCTCTTACCTGTACTTTTAATAGTTTAGTACACATCAGTACTTAACATTTTGCTCCCTCTGTCTTCCCTGTCGTTCATTTTGTGTGATAACaatcttgcttttttttttttttttttttaacttaacacACAGTAGGATGTCTTCACttcttgtattattatttttttttagtggTTGATTTCtaaatttttattttgcacaagCACTAAAGTAGATGATTTGACTTCACAGGTGACCTTGATCAACATGGTTTAGTCAGTTGTGATGCTGCAGTAGCTGAGACGCTGCACGCTCACCTGCCCTGACCTCCGTTAGCCTGCTGCGGTTCTGACGGTCAGCAGAAAActacagtgagaaaaaaaatgattttatctctcactgtctgatttctctctgacctgctattttttttaatcaaacctGTGAATACGATCTATTCTCTGAtctatttttccattttgtaattatttcatttctttattccaCTTCTTTGGAGAAATACAGAAGCTAAAAGATTGAATAAATTGATGGTGGTAGAGGAAAGAGTTGTCTGTGTTCTTCAACAAATACGTTTTTTTATATGTGTGAAGTAGTGAAACTGTGAAACCTTGATGAGCAAACTGGTTCCATTCTTCAGGGCACAGGCTGgatatgaaaagaaagaaaatatttagaaaCTGTTTTGTATAATCATCAAACTAAAAATAACCAATagtcaaataaaatagaatataaagCTTGATTGTCATTGTACAAATTACAATAAGATTAACAGTGCTCCTTAAGCTTACACAATACACGTCCAGTTCCAGTCCCTCAAATGAGACAATTTACCACTTTTTCTTTTCGATATGATTGTAAATTGCTTTTCAGCTGATTATTCAGACAGAATTCAACGACGCCCCCTTGTGTTCAGGAATTTTCTTAacgtttatttcatttttacacattacacTGTTTATTAAATGTAATACATATCAAGGGAAAGGGTAACAGCTGAGAAGATGTCAACATCATCTTTATCcacacagcacatttaaaacaacttggttaAACAGGAGCGGTGCAAAGTAAAAGGATTCAGTCTCATCCTCTGGTCCTGCAGGGAAACCTTTCTGTGCGTGGGTCTGTTGTTGGTGTTAGTCCGCCTCTCCTCCAGGGGGCGCTGGCCGCCGAGCTGCGTCCCGGTGCGGCTCCGTCGATATAAATCCAGCAGGAAGTCAGAGCCCAGTtgatcaaacagaaacaaacgtgcgcgtgagtgagtgagtgcgcGTGCAGCCGCCGTGGAGTCGGTTCAAACCGTGAAGGTAAGATTCTCAACACGTGCAGCAACAAACCGAACCGTCAGCGTGTCTGCGCGTGTCCGTGTTTCCGGGTCGGTCCGGTGCGACCGGCCGGTGCCAGTGAGCGAGTTAGCTTCGGTGCTAAACCAGGCTAACGATGGGTCTAACTTAGCCTGCACGAGGACAAGTCATCACAACAATGGCAGCGGACAGTTCACCCTGTAAACGAACCAACGAGTTAAGTTAACCCGGGTCAGTGTTTGTCTGCCGACCCGGTCGATGCTAGCTGCTAAAGTAGCTcaactttaacacacacagaggagttaGTTCTCACTCGTGAACTCTGACACGTGAAGAAGCTCGGTGTCGTGTCGAGGTTTTGTTTAAAgcaaaaaacttttctttttttttttttccatctcgtGAGAGTCGAGTTATCGAGTTATCTGGATTCTTAACTTCACCTGCAAATCCTGGGACCGAAGTTCCTCGAGCTAATGCTAGCCTGCGTGGTTCTGGTGTGTGAgtctcactgtctctgctttatgAACCTGGGGACAACAAGTCCTCTGAGGACACATGAGTCTGACAGTGCAGATTTAGATTCAGTATATCTGCAGATTGTTTTTGCTCCACAGTCAGATTGTGTCTCAGCTCTCTTCACATGTTTGCATCTGCCACATTAACACATCAATCTCATCAAGCCCATAATCAGAAGTACAGGGCAAAATGAAAATCCCCTCGTTATCTACTCACCGCTCtgctgatggaggagtgggtgaagtgtttgagtctagAGAACACTTCTGGAGTGAACAGTGTCGCAGCCAAACCCAATACAGCGGCAGTAAATGTTGACCACCGCTGAAAAAACTCATCCATACTCCTCCTGTGGTGTCAACCAAGTGTCGGTAATCCCAGACATTACACCAAGTTAATCTCCTGTGATGTTCTCTGGAGCTGCGTTCGTGTGTGGATCAGAGTGGACATGTtgactttgttttattgcacaACTCTGGATTAAAAATCATTTACCACTCGAACAGTTGGATGATCTCAGCTGGAGCTTTAATGTTTGTACAGTTTCTGacatgtggtgtgtttgtgttttgttccagGGAGATGCAGTTCCTGTCCAGGTCACAGAAACAGAAGTAGGCTCACATGGGATCTCACTGACACAGGAGAGGTAAAATATCACTTAACTCTCTTCAGCAGTTTGTGACGCACTCGTCTGGCCGCTGAAGACAAAGTCTGCTTTTTGTGCTTTTcagcctgtttttaaaaatcactaCAAGTCGACATGTCTCATCGAGGGCCTTTAACTGCCGTCATAACCACAGTGCTCGGGGCAACCTTAGGAGGGCTGCTCATATGGCGAGTTTACCGAACAAAAAGGAAGAGGCTGCCTTCCGTCCAGAAGGCGGCCGATCCCGTGGAGGCTCCTCGTCCTGCGGAGAAGGAGGCGGTAGCCGCAGAGTGTCAATGCATCCAACCGATAACCATCGGAGAGAAGGAGTTCAAGGCTGTGGAGTGTCAGACCACACAGCTGCCGCCTCCTGTGCGGATCCCTTCGGAAGAACTGCTGGGGGTGAAACCAGTTATGGTGAGCTCTGAAGAGGAATGGCAGCAGCTGTGGCCGCTGATGCAACAGGAGCTGTCGGTCTTCCCTGTTCTCGGGCTCGACTGTGAATGGGTAAAGACCAGAGGCgtaagaaatatttttaaaatgggaAGAGGACAAATCCACCCTGGGTGATTCAGTACAGTGTCTGTTTCTTGCTCGTTTGTTGTTCTTTGCATGCGGAGAGTTAATCACAGGAACACGTTGACAATacaaaatcatatttatattctCAGTTGGAGTTTATGCAATTATTCGTTCAGTGGATCGGTTTGTCCTGATCGTAcattgtatttaaagatggacgacgagTTATCCTTATCCGTGGACAGGGACTAAAGAATCCAAGAATCCCTCAATCGTCCTTCTCTCACATTTGAAGCTGCTCGTGTTCCAGTCTGactcagctgctgttttctgtcGCAGGTCTCAGTGAAGGGCCAAACCTCAGTGGTCTCCCTGTTACAGATGGCCTCATACTCAGGTCTGTGTGTCCTGGTGAGGCTGCTGCCGTTCCGCAGCGGTCAGCAGAACTTCCCGCTCAGCTTCATGGAAGTCCTCAGAGACCCCCACGTACTGAAAGTTGGCGTTGGTTGCTATGAAGATGGCAAACGTCTGACGCGGGACTACGGTCTGTCCCTGTCGTGTACTGTCGACCTGCGCTACCTGGCCTTGAGACAGAGGTACAGTTCGTGTGACTTtgattttgttcttgtttgtcGTTCGTCACATTGTGAGACGGAATCATGTGAAGTCCAAATGATCGTTGTCACTTGTTTCAGGCAGGCAACCGTGACGAACGGACTCAGTCTGAAGTCCCTGGCTGCAGATCTGTTGAATGTTTCTCTGGATAAATCTCTGGAGCTGCGCTGCAGCGACTGGGAGGCAGATCAACTGACGCTGGAGCAGGTAGTCGTTCTTTGTATtcattaattatcattaatcattaaatcCATCGATGATCTGGACCGTGGCGTATTCTGATTTGTTccgccacagtttcataatgaaccaaataattgacacgtCTCATAAGAGATCTGCTATTCCTGTTTTGCTGCGTTGATTCTTTTTCAGAGCTTCTGCATTTAACagagattaaaacattttacgtGACAGGGTCAGTGTTCAGTGACACTATGACGCCAGCTTTTGTTCACAACTGCGATgagcaaatattttaaaatcactgCAGCTCACGCGTCTGATTGGTTTCTGCTCTGTAGCAGAAGCAGCTGAGACTCATGGGTAAAGTGCAAAACGCACAATTTCTTAGAAAACGagttgaaatgaataaaagtgGGAGTTACAACATAATCTAGAGCGTTCCTACATTGTCCTCGACCCCTGTGTCTTTGATTGTGAGTAACACCGGGctcattaaatctttttttaatgagaattcagagaagaggaaaataCTTCCTGCAGCTCTCTTTCTTTAGTGTCTTGTCTGTTCGTCCTAGATGACTTACGCTGCCAGAGATGCTCAAGTGTCCATCgccctcttcctccatctcctcgGCCTCCACTCTGAAGCCAGGCCCGCCTCTACCAGCGGGAGCTCCTACTCCGAGTTGGTCGCCCGCTGCCAGGGCCTGGTGGACGTGCCCTTCAGGGGCCGAGGAGACGGGGATGACAGGGCTGCGGATAAAGAGAGGAGGCGGAGGACACGGAAACCTCCCACTTATGAAAGCCCAGAGTCTGGAGATCAGCAAGTCCCAGACCCTCGAAGGAATAATAAGAGGAAACCGCTGGGTGTGGGATATTCTGCCAGGTGGGGGGGTGAcgacacacaaatataaactaaacaacttttccTCCATTGAAAGTAACAAACTTGGGTCTAGTTGAATTCAATCTCGTCCCTCTGTGTGCTACAGGAAGTCTCCTCTCTATGATAACTGCTTCCTCTATGCTCCCGATGGTCAGCCTCTGTGCACCTGCGACAAGAAGAAAGCCAAATGGTACCTGGATAAAGGAATAGGAGGTACGCCGCCGTGTTTTAAAAATCGAAACAAAATATTTCTCATTCTACTTCGGAAAAGTCGTAAAAGCCTTTTTGTCAGGGAGAagattcagaaaatgtttttaacaagaTCTGTTTCTGACTCAGTGCTTCAGAGCGAAGATCCTTTTgttgtgaagctgctgtttgagcCGTCGGGACGTCCGGACTCCCAGCAGGACTATTATCTGACCGCCAAGGAGAATCTGTGCGTCGTCTGCGGAAAAGCTGATTCCTACATCAGGTTTGACAAGATTTTCTATTTCTTGtcgtgtttgtcttttttatcaaTTATCTGATTTCATAGAAGCGTAGAAGTCCAGAAACTTGTGGACTTGTTATAGAATGATCTTACTTTGCAGATGTGATTAAAACAACTTATTTTGTCGTCACGCAGGAAAAACATCGTACCACACGAGTACAGACGACACTTTCCCACCGAGATGAAGGACCACAACTCCCACGAcatcctgctgctctgcaccaGCTGCCACGCCGCCTCCAACGTGCACGACGGcttcctgaagcagcagctggctGAAGAGTTTGCCGCCCCTCAGGGCTGCGAGGAGGGAGTTCGTCTGCTGGAGGATTCAGACCGACGGCGAGTGCGGTCGGCCGCTCGGGCTCTGCTCACCGCGGGAGACGGGCTGCCGGAGCAGCGGcgagaggagctgcaggttcTGATCAGGGGTTTCCTCAACATGAACGAGAGGCAGGAGCTGAGCGACGAGGCGCTGCAGCACGCTGCCGGTTTGGAGACGAGGTGAGTTTCTAATTCTTTAGGAATTCACtgaagtttgaatgatttttttttttctcctcttgaaTCAAAAGCAACTGAACCTTTTTAGAAACACAGTGAAACTCACGTGTTCATATAGTTTAAGTTGTTAACTTGTTCATTGATCAGATATTTTGACTAAAACAGAGAAACGTTGCTGCTTCTGATGAACAAACTGGTAGAGACTGTTTCTAAACCACAAATAAATCTTTCACATTTctgaatatttatattgttttactcACTGACATGCTACTTCCTTATTTGCTTTAAGTTTTGAAAAGTAAGGAAACTGTTTTACACTCTGGAAAGTCTCTGACGTCTCATTGAAGCCTTTGTCTTGTTTAGGTGAAACATAAGATACTTATATAATCTTAAATATCTCTATATGACTGTGTCTccaacactctctctctcagtcaggCTTATTTTCTTTGTCCTTTTCTCCACTTCTTCTTGTGTTGTGAATTGTTTTGCTCTTCTTCTCTATTGAATTTATTTCTGCTGTGTCATTAAAACCCACTGCACTTCAGAAACTCCTGCAGATTAACTGAGCTAAAGAAATCTTTTAGCACGGTAGAGCTCTGACCATCACACCGTCCTGTTCGAGCAGCGTTTGACCTGCAGGGTTTGTTTTCACGCCTTAAAGAGAACCTGCACTCGTCCTCTCActgcccctctctcccctcaagGATCTTCAACGAGGCGTACGTGCCTCACGGCCTGAAGGTGGTGCAGGCTCACGCTGAGCTGGGCCTGCGGGGCCTGATGGACCTGGAGCGTCGCTGGAGGCAGCACTTCCTCACCAGCATGCAGCCCcgccacctccctcctctctggtcCGTCGACCACAACCACAGCAAGTTCCTCCGCAAGTACGGAGAGGACCTGCCCATCAAACTCAACTGACGCTCAGACGCCGCCCAGCGTCCGCAGCCCGGGACGGGGAACTCATTCATTCCTCGTCAGCTGGTCAAAGTGCCGGATGGTTTTGAAGCCTCCGCAGCCACTTTGTGAATCGTACAAGCCAAAGAGCTTCTTGAGCGAGCGGAGGGATGTGGTAGTTTTCCCGCCGGGACCAAACCGCTACCAGCATGTGGCGGCTGTCCGCTTGTTGAGTGTGTGCGCGAATACACTCGATCTGCGGCGGACGCTGGAGGGAACCAGATGTGGAGCCCGAATGAACTCGAGCAGAGAATCCAGCTCTGAACCTGACGAACACTAACTCTGCACCGCGGTCGACGTTCCGTTACTGCATACGAACACTTTTTTATCATAGAAGATGTAAAATTATTTATGAAAAGATGAAGATATTGAAAT contains:
- the exd2 gene encoding exonuclease 3'-5' domain-containing protein 2 isoform X1, producing the protein MSHRGPLTAVITTVLGATLGGLLIWRVYRTKRKRLPSVQKAADPVEAPRPAEKEAVAAECQCIQPITIGEKEFKAVECQTTQLPPPVRIPSEELLGVKPVMVSSEEEWQQLWPLMQQELSVFPVLGLDCEWVKTRGVSVKGQTSVVSLLQMASYSGLCVLVRLLPFRSGQQNFPLSFMEVLRDPHVLKVGVGCYEDGKRLTRDYGLSLSCTVDLRYLALRQRQATVTNGLSLKSLAADLLNVSLDKSLELRCSDWEADQLTLEQMTYAARDAQVSIALFLHLLGLHSEARPASTSGSSYSELVARCQGLVDVPFRGRGDGDDRAADKERRRRTRKPPTYESPESGDQQVPDPRRNNKRKPLGVGYSARKSPLYDNCFLYAPDGQPLCTCDKKKAKWYLDKGIGVLQSEDPFVVKLLFEPSGRPDSQQDYYLTAKENLCVVCGKADSYIRKNIVPHEYRRHFPTEMKDHNSHDILLLCTSCHAASNVHDGFLKQQLAEEFAAPQGCEEGVRLLEDSDRRRVRSAARALLTAGDGLPEQRREELQVLIRGFLNMNERQELSDEALQHAAGLETRIFNEAYVPHGLKVVQAHAELGLRGLMDLERRWRQHFLTSMQPRHLPPLWSVDHNHSKFLRKYGEDLPIKLN
- the exd2 gene encoding exonuclease 3'-5' domain-containing protein 2 isoform X2, whose amino-acid sequence is MSHRGPLTAVITTVLGATLGGLLIWRVYRTKRKRLPSVQKAADPVEAPRPAEKEAVAAECQCIQPITIGEKEFKAVECQTTQLPPPVRIPSEELLGVKPVMVSSEEEWQQLWPLMQQELSVFPVLGLDCEWVSVKGQTSVVSLLQMASYSGLCVLVRLLPFRSGQQNFPLSFMEVLRDPHVLKVGVGCYEDGKRLTRDYGLSLSCTVDLRYLALRQRQATVTNGLSLKSLAADLLNVSLDKSLELRCSDWEADQLTLEQMTYAARDAQVSIALFLHLLGLHSEARPASTSGSSYSELVARCQGLVDVPFRGRGDGDDRAADKERRRRTRKPPTYESPESGDQQVPDPRRNNKRKPLGVGYSARKSPLYDNCFLYAPDGQPLCTCDKKKAKWYLDKGIGVLQSEDPFVVKLLFEPSGRPDSQQDYYLTAKENLCVVCGKADSYIRKNIVPHEYRRHFPTEMKDHNSHDILLLCTSCHAASNVHDGFLKQQLAEEFAAPQGCEEGVRLLEDSDRRRVRSAARALLTAGDGLPEQRREELQVLIRGFLNMNERQELSDEALQHAAGLETRIFNEAYVPHGLKVVQAHAELGLRGLMDLERRWRQHFLTSMQPRHLPPLWSVDHNHSKFLRKYGEDLPIKLN
- the numb gene encoding protein numb homolog isoform X3, coding for MNKLRQSFRRKKDIYVPESSRPHQWQTDEEAVRTGKCSFAVKYLGHVEVEESRGMHICEDAVKRLKTAGKKPVRAVLWVSADGLRVVDDKTKDLILDQTIEKVSFCAPDRNFERAFSYICRDGTTRRWICHCFMAIKDSGERLSHAVGCAFAACLERKQKREKECGVTATFDANRTTFTREGSFRVTTATEAAEREEVMRQLQDAKNAETDVKVSGNSVTNSSAHQTGGSPSPSSSPPLSLPTLGAQAIPRRHAPAEALARQGSFRGFPALSQKTSPFKRQLSLRMNELPSTMQRKSDFPIKNTVPEVEGESDSISSLCTQITTAFSGPPEDPFSSAPMPKPASSPQSPVAPVNSTAPAFSVAAATANPPVLPPALPARETNPWAKTPAGAPASAQPGSDWSTPTPVIVEPPPSSPALPSHKRTPSEADRWLDEVTKSIRAPQPNPIMASASPPAQSFTAPVQIPVASVPSVPFMSSLPPVVPILPPRQLAFHGQAPASYPMSNGLPFPQPSAPVVGITPSQMVANVFGSATQPQPFAVPASTTPQHDTRPVGNISPFIKPPQPTTMNPIHLQSSNGSVTFNGADNWATPSQLAPSSLATEPPPQQQEDAFEAQWAALESRSRQRTTPSPTNPFSTELHKTFEIQL
- the numb gene encoding protein numb homolog isoform X4, encoding MNKLRQSFRRKKDIYVPESSRPHQWQTDEEAVRTGKCSFAVKYLGHVEVEESRGMHICEDAVKRLKTAGKKPVRAVLWVSADGLRVVDDKTKDLILDQTIEKVSFCAPDRNFERAFSYICRDGTTRRWICHCFMAIKDSGERLSHAVGCAFAACLERKQKREKECGVTATFDANRTTFTREGSFRVTTATEAAEREEVMRQLQDAKNETDVKVSGNSVTNSSAHQTGGSPSPSSSPPLSLPTLGAQAIPRRHAPAEALARQGSFRGFPALSQKTSPFKRQLSLRMNELPSTMQRKSDFPIKNTVPEVEGESDSISSLCTQITTAFSGPPEDPFSSAPMPKPASSPQSPVAPVNSTAPAFSVAAATANPPVLPPALPARETNPWAKTPAGAPASAQPGSDWSTPTPVIVEPPPSSPALPSHKRTPSEADRWLDEVTKSIRAPQPNPIMASASPPAQSFTAPVQIPVASVPSVPFMSSLPPVVPILPPRQLAFHGQAPASYPMSNGLPFPQPSAPVVGITPSQMVANVFGSATQPQPFAVPASTTPQHDTRPVGNISPFIKPPQPTTMNPIHLQSSNGSVTFNGADNWATPSQLAPSSLATEPPPQQQEDAFEAQWAALESRSRQRTTPSPTNPFSTELHKTFEIQL
- the exd2 gene encoding exonuclease 3'-5' domain-containing protein 2 isoform X3; the encoded protein is MASYSGLCVLVRLLPFRSGQQNFPLSFMEVLRDPHVLKVGVGCYEDGKRLTRDYGLSLSCTVDLRYLALRQRQATVTNGLSLKSLAADLLNVSLDKSLELRCSDWEADQLTLEQMTYAARDAQVSIALFLHLLGLHSEARPASTSGSSYSELVARCQGLVDVPFRGRGDGDDRAADKERRRRTRKPPTYESPESGDQQVPDPRRNNKRKPLGVGYSARKSPLYDNCFLYAPDGQPLCTCDKKKAKWYLDKGIGVLQSEDPFVVKLLFEPSGRPDSQQDYYLTAKENLCVVCGKADSYIRKNIVPHEYRRHFPTEMKDHNSHDILLLCTSCHAASNVHDGFLKQQLAEEFAAPQGCEEGVRLLEDSDRRRVRSAARALLTAGDGLPEQRREELQVLIRGFLNMNERQELSDEALQHAAGLETRIFNEAYVPHGLKVVQAHAELGLRGLMDLERRWRQHFLTSMQPRHLPPLWSVDHNHSKFLRKYGEDLPIKLN